A region of Anopheles merus strain MAF chromosome 2R, AmerM5.1, whole genome shotgun sequence DNA encodes the following proteins:
- the LOC121591110 gene encoding vitellogenin-A1-like: MIAKLLLLTLVGLCTAYQYSYEYEFPSSRPFNKTGFEFGAWEPNKEYVYNVTTKTMTALPDLEDYWTGIVTHGYLVIRPKDHNYVVAYIDRPTYAAFNEYLPRGYRTELSRFNLKWQPMPFSSKPFGIYYNKGAVKGFYVEKTVPNHEVNMLKGWVSQLQLDTQGAYVIKSEFNQFPENNTLTGVYKTMEPSVTGECETLYDVNPVPEFHFQSHKEWVPQPQWLEEDQHVFHVVKSRNFDRCEQRMGFHFGFSGFSDFKPNTNQMGNIMTKSEVTQMYLTGNWYNYTIQSVSTVNKVVVSPSLVNSQKAMVYAQVNMTLNEITPYDKYPEGPADDRQVFVDLVYSYNMAHDKNNFVRPANETDDSSSSSSSSSSSDSDSDSSSSSDSSSSSSEEEAENFKISPTEQYKKQAKQVERRGNRNRRDLNAFKEKQYYEAYKRDQYRLRKQNDTSSDSSSSDDSSSSSSSSSSSESDEHDFYSSSESDSDSLSSEEFYQPIPESMKDAPQTPFLPYFTGYKGYSVQYAHNVDASRYAYKLTYEIADELQEISQVPKSNTLNKFTILARVLRTMHYQDIYDVCQKLFVSQKEREEGSNHSESFAKKVDAWNTFRDALAQAGTPPAFKVIKELIEEKKLRGDEAASVIATLPKTIRYPTETVMHEYFLLVTSNAVQHQEYLNTTALISYCDFLNRAQVNNRSAYNYYPVYSFGRLADADYKIVAHKVVPWFAHQLREAVKAGDSVKVQVYIRCLGHLGHPEILNVFEPYLEGKIPVTHFQRLAFIVALDRLVENYPRLARSVLFKVYQNTGDAHEVRCAAVYLLIRTKPPVYMLQRMAEQTHYDPSTYVRAAVKTALESASEADEFDDDYEFSQNAQAAVKHLNPRDFSLQYSGTFLRDFAFKELELSYRMYFSQIAADDHYVPSGFFFHLRKNMGGLKRFSTFYYLISSMETFFDLLDKQYDSYNKHQEYKSSDYYYKYYKQYPHLFKDYFSQYNKNHKYQNDYYEQFGNKNQEEFQKWSTTRIAKLLNIDPEEAEELEGQFMFQIFNGERFFAFNNQTIEQFPSLVKKYFEDFEDGFAYNMTKFYQQNVVTMAFPLATGLPFHYSLKTPTLMKFEFEASATTYPSIFKTPTGYPEKENDDFIHMPRWFNGSADVNMAYSRLVDAKVGFITPFDHQRYVAGYQKKFQGYLPFSFDFGFDFENNDFEVNVQPLEPKKDVLLFHMSSWPYTGYKDIADLRPMAEQPSVHILHDRAQTTKSFEQSFGQSLTGVALRFQAKYDKDFIDYAYLMKHIEQHDYWSALVYPFASETYHYHQLNLYYDAQRTSVKNVKFVLQHKQADYDQDFQTADVKHPKGRHGYSGFYNEYNYAQPFVYYAGSQRRQEQFMRNAGAGIRNSDVNVYDFGIVFEGKQQKAEFVFTTAYADSPVDEKERLLMFLSFSPYVSSSAFFEFIPFSGKQFQMCFSATNQYPNMPKLNFLNVLNFDKVGSMNWELAYGEKCQGGSHVSMKGKLIQSEPYRHFLRISEAGQSCKQQMDHGYFQLPACQNATRQAGYFDQYSFNFEYKDVSNYAKNLTYQFFDYARYFTFPYWNEDYFFQGKHNQFQIDFQLAPYFDYYNASFYGSDRSFAIQNYPIESEYARYFFSVHPDFDYYERMFNYAYRGNYHPSCVVSNKFVNTFDGKTYDYELGNCWHVVLHTVKPDYYFYAQDSHFMNSDYEYNWKNGFGEDEQITILARHGEDNQLFLKAILGQYKQNDYNIDIIPHGHELPTVYINGKPQQIHEKYAVEMYTNDDGGDQPLIRVYALPGNELEISFRDDDIKIVFDGYRARFFADQSYFNNFVGLCGTNNGEGEDDFITPDQCVMRKPEYFAASYALTGMNCSGPAQAYFTEYHQKAQQHCVKPQYYFGNVISEQEAGRQRYNYYYKDFDLSDSSSSESSSSSDEFDDSNSSSSEERKPNREHFFEKQQYTEKECPVKYQAQYVEQGDKICFTSRPLPTCASQCKATEKAPKYVDVHCRDATDSVAQLYKQQIRKGVNPDMSNKSVTKTVKFFLPKKCVHVY; the protein is encoded by the exons ATGATTGCGAAGTTACTCCTCCTCACGCTTG TGGGGTTGTGTACGGCGTACCAGTACTCGTACGAGTATGAGTTCCCCTCCTCTCGCCCGTTCAACAAGACGGGCTTCGAGTTCGGTGCCTGGGAACCGAACAAGGAGTACGTGTACAACGTGACGACGAAAACCATGACCGCTCTGCCGGACCTCGAGGACTACTGGACCGGCATTGTGACGCACGGCTATTTGGTGATCCGTCCCAAGGATCACAACTACGTCGTTGCCTACATAGACCGTCCGACGTACGCGGCGTTCAACGAGTATCTGCCCCGTGGATACCGTACTGAACTGTCGCGCTTCAACCTGAAGTGGCAGCCGATGCCATTCAGCTCGAAGCCCTTCGGAATCTACTACAACAAGGGAGCCGTCAAGGGCTTCTATGTTGAGAAGACGGTCCCCAACCACGAGGTCAACATGCTCAAGGGCTGGGTCAGCCAGCTGCAGCTGGACACCCAGGGAGCGTACGTGATCAAGTCGGAGTTCAACCAGTTCCCGGAGAACAACACCCTCACCGGTGTGTACAAGACCATGGAGCCATCGGTGACCGGCGAATGTGAAACCCTTTACGACGTCAACCCCGTCCCGGAATTCCACTTCCAGTCCCACAAGGAATGGGTTCCTCAGCCCCAGTGGCTCGAGGAAGACCAGCATGTGTTCCATGTTGTCAAGTCCCGCAACTTTGACCGTTGCGAGCAGCGCATGGGCTTCCATTTTGGCTTCAGCGGGTTCAGCGACTTCAAGCCAAACACCAACCAGATGGGTAACATCATGACCAAGTCGGAAGTGACCCAGATGTATCTGACCGGCAACTGGTACAACTATACCATCCAGTCGGTGTCCACCGTCAACAAGGTTGTGGTCAGCCCGTCGCTCGTCAACAGCCAGAAGGCTATGGTCTACGCTCAGGTCAACATGACGCTCAATGAAATCACGCCCTACGATAAGTACCCCGAAGGCCCAGCTGACGATCGTCAGGTCTTCGTCGACCTGGTGTACAGCTACAACATGGCTCATGATAAGAACAACTTCGTTCGTCCGGCCAACGAGACCGATGactcttcgtcgtcgtcgtcgtcgtcgtcgtcttcggaTTCCGACTCTGACTCGTCCAGCTCTTCGGACTCGTCCAGCTCTAGCTCGGAGGAGGAAGCGGAAAACTTCAAAATCAGCCCGACTGAGCAGTACAAGAAGCAGGCTAAGCAAGTCGAGCGTCGTGGAAACCGCAACCGTCGTgatctgaatgccttcaaggAGAAGCAGTACTACGAAGCGTACAAGCGCGACCAGTACCGTCTGCGTAAGCAAAACGACACCTCGTCCGACTCGTCTAGCTCCGATGATTCTTCGTCCAGCAGCTCTTCGTCCAGCTCTTCGGAGTCGGATGAGCACGACTTCTACAGCTCTTCCGAGTCTGACTCCGACTCGCTGAGCAGCGAGGAGTTCTACCAGCCGATCCCGGAAAGCATGAAGGATGCCCCTCAGACTCCCTTCCTTCCCTACTTCACTGGATACAAGGGATACAGCGTGCAGTACGCCCACAACGTCGATGCCTCTCGCTACGCCTACAAGCTGACCTACGAGATCGCCGACGAGCTGCAGGAAATCTCCCAGGTCCCCAAGTCGAACACGCTGAACAAGTTCACCATTTTGGCCCGTGTCCTGCGCACCATGCACTACCAGGACATCTACGACGTTTGCCAGAAGCTGTTTGTTTCGCAGAAGGAACGCGAAGAGGGCAGCAACCACAGCGAGTCGTTCGCCAAGAAGGTTGACGCCTGGAACACTTTCCGCGACGCTTTGGCCCAGGCCGGTACCCCGCCTGCCTTCAAGGTAATCAAGGAGTTGATcgaagagaagaaactgcGTGGTGATGAAGCGGCCAGCGTCATCGCTACTCTGCCCAAGACCATCCGCTACCCGACCGAAACGGTGATGCACGAGTACTTCCTGCTGGTGACGTCTAACGCTGTCCAGCATCAGGAGTACCTGAATACCACCGCTCTCATTTCCTACTGTGACTTCCTGAACCGTGCCCAGGTCAACAACCGTTCGGCCTACAACTACTACCCGGTGTATAGCTTTGGCCGTTTGGCTGATGCCGACTACAAGATCGTGGCTCACAAGGTTGTGCCGTGGTTCGCGCACCAGCTGCGTGAAGCCGTCAAGGCTGGTGACAGTGTGAAGGTGCAGGTGTACATCCGCTGTCTTGGACATTTGGGACACCCCGAGATCCTGAACGTTTTCGAACCGTACCTGGAAGGCAAGATCCCAGTGACCCACTTCCAGCGTCTGGCTTTCATTGTCGCTCTGGACCGTCTGGTCGAGAACTACCCGCGTCTGGCTCGCTCTGTGCTGTTCAAGGTGTATCAAAACACCGGAGATGCCCATGAGGTCCGTTGTGCTGCAGTGTACCTGCTGATCCGCACGAAGCCCCCGGTATACATGCTCCAGCGTATGGCTGAGCAGACCCACTACGACCCGAGCACGTACGTCCGCGCTGCCGTCAAGACCGCTCTGGAGAGCGCTTCCGAGGCTGATGAGTTTGATGATGATTACGAGTTCTCCCAGAATGCTCAGGCCGCTGTCAAGCACCTGAACCCCCGCGATTTTAGCCTGCAGTACTCTGGCACTTTCCTGCGTGATTTTGCCTTCAAGGAGCTTGAGCTCTCGTACCGCATGTACTTCTCCCAGATCGCTGCTGACGACCACTACGTCCCGAGCggcttcttcttccacctgCGCAAGAACATGGGTGGCCTGAAGCGTTTCTCGACCTTCTACTACCTGATCTCGAGCATGGAGACGTTCTTCGATTTGCTCGACAAGCAGTACGACAGCTACAACAAGCACCAGGAGTACAAGTCTAGCGACTACTACTACAAGTACTACAAGCAGTATCCGCACCTGTTCAAGGACTACTTCAGCCAGTACAACAAGAACCACAAGTACCAGAACGATTACTACGAGCAGTTCGGAAACAAGAACCAGGAGGAGTTCCAGAAGTGGTCCACCACCCGCATCGCCAAGCTGCTGAACATCGATCCCGAGGAGGCTGAGGAGCTGGAGGGTCAGTTCATGTTCCAGATCTTCAACGGAGAGCGCTTCTTCGCCTTCAACAACCAGACCATTGAGCAGTTCCCGAGCCTTGTGAAGAAGTACTTCGAGGACTTCGAGGATGGTTTCGCCTACAACATGACCAAGTTCTATCAGCAGAACGTTGTCACCATGGCCTTCCCGCTGGCCACCGGTCTGCCATTCCACTACAGCCTGAAGACCCCGACTCTGATGAAGTTCGAGTTCGAGGCCTCTGCCACCACCTACCCGAGCATTTTCAAGACCCCCACTGGATACCCCGAGAAGGAGAACGACGACTTTATCCATATGCCCCGTTGGTTCAACGGATCCGCTGATGTGAACATGGCCTACTCTCGCCTGGTTGATGCCAAGGTTGGCTTCATTACGCCCTTCGACCACCAGCGTTATGTCGCCGGTTACCAGAAGAAGTTCCAGGGTTACCTGCCATTCAGCTTCGACTTTGGCTTCGACTTTGAGAACAACGACTTTGAAGTGAACGTGCAGCCGCTGGAGCCCAAGAAGGACGTGCTACTCTTCCACATGAGCTCGTGGCCGTACACCGGATACAAGGACATCGCCGATCTGCGCCCGATGGCCGAGCAGCCGAGCGTGCACATTCTGCACGATCGCGCCCAAACCACAAAGTCGTTCGAGCAGTCGTTCGGTCAGTCGCTGACCGGCGTTGCTCTGCGCTTCCAGGCCAAGTACGATAAGGACTTCATCGACTACGCCTACCTGATGAAGCACATCGAGCAGCACGACTACTGGTCTGCGCTGGTCTATCCGTTCGCCTCGGAGACCTACCACTACCATCAGTTGAACCTGTACTACGATGCTCAGCGCACCAGCGTGAAGAATGTCAAGTTTGTGCTGCAGCACAAGCAGGCCGACTACGACCAGGACTTCCAGACCGCCGACGTGAAACACCCGAAGGGTCGCCACGGATACTCTGGATTCTACAACGAGTACAACTACGCCCAGCCCTTCGTCTACTACGCCGGAAGCCAGCGCCGACAGGAGCAGTTCATGCGCAACGCTGGTGCCGGTATTCGCAACAGCGACGTCAATGTCTACGATTTCGGAATCGTGTTCGAGGGCAAGCAGCAGAAGGCTGAGTTCGTGTTTACCACCGCCTATGCCGACAGCCCAGTCGACGAGAAGGAGCGTCTGTTGATGTTCCTGTCCTTCAGCCCGTACGTGTCGTCCAGTGCCTTCTTCGAGTTCATTCCGTTCTCTGGCAAGCAGTTCCAGATGTGCTTCTCGGCTACCAACCAGTACCCGAACATGCCCAAGCTCAACTTCCTCAATGTTCTCAACTTTGACAAGGTCGGAAGCATGAACTGGGAGCTGGCATACGGTGAGAAGTGCCAGGGAGGATCGCACGTCTCGATGAAGGGTAAGCTGATCCAGTCGGAGCCCTACCGCCACTTCCTGCGTATCTCCGAGGCTGGCCAGAGCTGCAAGCAGCAGATGGACCACGGATACTTCCAACTGCCCGCTTGTCAAAATGCCACTCGCCAGGCCGGATACTTCGATCAGTACTCGTTCAACTTTGAGTACAAGGATGTCTCGAACTATGCAAAGAACCTGACCTACCAGTTCTTCGACTACGCTCGTTACTTCACCTTCCCGTACTGGAACGAGGACTACTTCTTCCAGGGCAAGCACAACCAGTTCCAGATCGACTTCCAGCTGGCTCCGTACTTTGATTACTACAACGCTTCCTTCTACGGATCTGACCGTAGCTTCGCTATCCAGAACTACCCGATCGAAAGCGAATACGCCCGTTACTTCTTCTCCGTCCACCCCGACTTTGACTACTACGAGCGCATGTTCAACTACGCTTACCGCGGAAACTACCATC CATCTTGCGTTGTGTCGAACAAATTCGTCAACACCTTCGATGGAAAGACCTACGACTATGAGCTTGGCAACTGCTGGCATGTTGTGCTGCACACCGTCAAGCCTGACTATTATTTCTATGCCCAGGACTCGCACTTCATGAACTCGGACTACGAATACAACTGGAAGAACGGCTTCGGAGAGGATGAGCAGATCACCATCCTGGCCCGTCACGGCGAGGACAACCAGCTCTTCTTGAAGGCTATCCTTGGCCAGTACAAGCAGAACGATTACAACATCGATATCATCCCCCACGGACACGAGCTCCCGACGGTCTACATCAATGGCAAGCCCCAGCAGATCCACGAGAAGTACGCCGTCGAAATGTACAccaatgatgatggtggcgatCAGCCGCTGATCCGCGTCTATGCCCTGCCTGGTAACGAGCTGGAGATCAGCTTCCGCGATGACGACATCAAGATCGTGTTCGACGGATACCGTGCCCGTTTCTTCGCCGACCAGTCGTACTTCAACAACTTCGTCGGTCTTTGCGGTACCAACAATGGCGAAGGAGAGGACGACTTCATCACCCCCGACCAGTGCGTCATGCGCAAGCCTGAATACTTTGCCGCTTCGTACGCGCTCACCGGCATGAACTGCAGTGGGCCGGCTCAGGCCTACTTCACCGAGTACCACCAGAAGGCTCAGCAGCACTGCGTCAAGCCCCAGTACTACTTCGGCAACGTCATCAGCGAGCAGGAAGCCGGACGTCAGCGTtacaactactactacaagGACTTTGATCTTTCGGACTCATCCTCGTCCGagtcttcgtcgtcgtcggatGAATTTGATGATTCCAACTCGTCCTCGTCGGAGGAGCGCAAGCCGAACCGTGAGCACTTCTTTGAGAAGCAGCAATACACCGAAAAGGAGTGCCCCGTGAAATACCAGGCTCAGTACGTCGAGCAGGGTGACAAGATTTGCTTCACTAGCCGTCCGCTCCCAACTTGCGCCTCGCAATGCAAGGCTACCGAGAAGGCTCCCAAGTACGTCGATGTCCACTGCCGTGACGCTACCGATTCCGTGGCTCAGCTGTACAAGCAGCAGATCCGCAAGGGAGTCAACCCGGACATGAGCAACAAATCGGTCACCAAGACCGTCAAGTTTTTCTTGCCCAAGAAGTGTGTGCACGTCTACTAa